GTGACATATATGTCAAAAGGAATAGTTGAAAACCATGGCTGCTATAGAGATTAGCACAGTAAATGGAAGTAGTGTAATATGAGATGTAGCTCCTGATGACGACGGGTTCATAACCGGTCGAATTCTTGGGTTTGCATTTGGTGTTTCAGCCGAAGGAGCTAACAATGCTGAAGGGGACAATGCTTCGTTGCTTGATCCTGATTCTGGTCCTGGAGACGACGAAACTGCTTTCGAAGCTGCTTAATCAATCATTCACAACATTAAATAATTGAAATTAGAATCAGGTTAATAATATTAGAGTATTGCTAGAGACTGATTAAATGATGTTCAAGTAGAGTGAGGGCGTCGATTCTGCTCGGTTTGGAGAAATAGATACCTGGATTGAACCGACTTGGATAAGTTCCGATTAGGTCCACAATTATTTTCTTGCACAAAAAATATGTCTGTTTTGTTTTCTTCTACTGAAACCGACCAAACTGATTTGTTTCGGCTCAATATCGTCGGTTTCGATTGATCTAATTGCTTTTTGGCTATGCAATTAGACCGAACATTTGAGATTGAACAATTAGCAAATGAGTTTGTTCAAGCTCAAATGTTCGGTCTAAATATATGAAAAACGATAAAAGCAgtactaaaaattaaaaatcacagaTTACCTCGTGGACTAAATGCAGAATCAGGAGCATCAGCTTCTGGCGCTGGACTTGGCCCCAACGACACAGAACCTGCCATGAAGTTTTAAATTATTGTCCACATTAATATACCAACACCACAAGAAAATGGTAAACTAGAAACGGAGATTTTAAAACGGATAAACCCTCTTTCTAATTCCTAGAAAATGGAATTGAAACGGAACTCATAGGCACAATATAATTCCGTTCCTACTTAGCTAGAACAGTATTTTTCATTTTAAAACTGGACAACTGGTGGTTTTCGAAGCCCGATGTCATAAATTTCTATTGCTATTCCGTTCCTAATTAGACACGGATATAAATTTAAATGATATGAATTGGTTTAATCAGATTTTTTTATTTAACGGTTTTAGACTACGCGAAGGGGGTAGTCCTCTACCAACCCAAACAATTCTAAAAATTGCGATCCTGGATGAAAGCCCACCTCAATAACTACTAGGTCAACAATCCTAGTTTGTTCTAATCAAATTTAGAAACTTAAttagaaacaatatatatatttttcaaaacTGGTGGCAACTAGAATTTCGAAACGAATCTCATAAATTTCCGATTTCCGTTTCTAATTAGACACGGATATGAATTTTCCGTTTTCATAATTTGAATATGATTCTGTTTCTAACTAGATTTAGAAACGGATTTAGAAGGTGAATTTTCCTCATAGTGCAACTTAATTACTACTAAATAGTTTAAGAATCTAAAAATTTTCCTATACCTGGAGCCGGAAGAGGAGTCCCAGTAGCTGCAAAAAgaatataaattaatataatagTTAGAATTATTAATGTAGAAATGCAATTTGCAAGTCTAATTACCTAAACAGAAAACATTAAATTAAATTTTCACATTTGCACTGTAGTGGGACACCATCCATGTTACAAGCTCTAGGGAGAGATAGCGCAAGAGTTCGGTTAATCGGAAGTTGAATCGGAACATTAGCTGTTACGATCAAACAAGCACAATCCATACTGTTGCTCATCATCGACTTGAGCGAACTACAACATTGAGTAGTCGGCGTCGAGGAGCCGTTCGACGTACTTCCTGTGAAGAAATTGAAGCATGGAGTGAAGCTAGTGATCATTGAACTTGTACATGCTGTGTTAATTACTTGAGCATCCATTACTGATAAAACTAATGAAAGAGTTGTAATTAAAAGGAACCCTTTCATGTTTAATTTCAGTTAAAATGATTAACTTAAAATTGTTGTTTattgaagtttttttttttgtgAGAAGTGTTTGAATCCTAGAGAAGAATTTATAGGATTGATATATCCTAGTGGGCTTTGGGGTTGTAACTACTTGAACtaattttcatgattcttgaatttTTTTAAGACCGATAGGAAATATCaccaattcttttttttttttttatcaccaATTCTTAAGATTTAATTATTGGTTTTTACAGTTGATCGGCTGGGCTCAGGATTTGTCAATTTTTTGTAcgaatgttttattattattaatttaatttctTGTCTGTTTCATAGTGTTGTACAATTTCCATGGAGATGACACACATTAGCTTGTTGCAATGTATTATTCCCTCCGTCTCAAAATACATGTTTTTTAGACTTTTCGTTTAGATcaaaatatgttacatttttcctTTCATCTTGTTTTTATGTCAATAACTTAAAAAACATGTATTTAGAGACGGATGGAATAGAAGTCAAATGACTCGAGTAATAGAAGATGTTGAATCCATGGATTATTGACAGTTGACACGATTCAACTCGGCCACATTAgatctaaaattaataataattcccacttta
The sequence above is drawn from the Rutidosis leptorrhynchoides isolate AG116_Rl617_1_P2 unplaced genomic scaffold, CSIRO_AGI_Rlap_v1 contig498, whole genome shotgun sequence genome and encodes:
- the LOC139884060 gene encoding non-specific lipid transfer protein GPI-anchored 16-like, giving the protein MKGFLLITTLSLVLSVMDAQVINTACTSSMITSFTPCFNFFTGSTSNGSSTPTTQCCSSLKSMMSNSMDCACLIVTANVPIQLPINRTLALSLPRACNMDGVPLQCKSTGTPLPAPGSVSLGPSPAPEADAPDSAFSPRASKAVSSSPGPESGSSNEALSPSALLAPSAETPNANPRIRPVMNPSSSGATSHITLLPFTVLISIAAMVLYLFMNISLKYLDTDG